The Ornithinimicrobium faecis region TCACCGACGGCGATGAACCACCAGTGGTCCAGACCCATGGTCAGGCGCCACAGAGCGGCCATGCCAACCTGGTCCTCCGGGCCGGTGACCTGCGCGGCGAGCCGATCGGTCTCACTCGGGGCAGGAGCGTCCGGGCTTGCTGCCGGGGCGGCCTCCGCTCCCTCTTCCGCGGCGTCGGGCTGACCCGGGAAGCCATCATTATTCGGTTCGCTCATAGGGCCAGTCGACCACATTCTCGGGCCAATCGCCCCACGCGGACACCGGTCAGGAGCGTGGCGCCGCTGGGATGAGGCGCTGTCCCTCCTGGGTGTGGGCCCCGACGACGGGCGTTGCGGGGAGGATCCCGTCGACGCGTGGACCCATGCCGTCCAGGGGCACAACGACCTCCTGATCGCCCACGGGCACGCGCGTGCCGCGCACCTCGACCTCGATCGGATCGCCCTCGGCCACGCGCAGGCAGATCTCGTCGGGCCGCACGGTGACATGCAGCCTGGCGCCCTGCCAACCAAGGCGGAAACCCAGCTCGGGCCACGAGGACGGCAGGCGGGGGTCAAAAGTCAGCACGCCAGCGTGGTCGCGCATCCCGCCGAACCCAGCGACCAGGCCGGCCCACACGCCACCGGTCGAGGCCACATGCACCCCGTCGGACGTGTTCTTGTGCCGGTCATCCAGGTCGACGAACAGCCCGTCATAGAAATAGCGCAGGGCCATCTCGTGATAGCCCACCTCGGCGGCCACGATGGACTGCACCACCGCAGACAACGTCGAGTCACCCGTGGTGATCGGGTCGTAGTACTCAAAGTTGGCGCGCTTCTCCTGAGCGGTGAAGGAGTGACCCGCCAGATACATCGCCAACACCACATCGGCCTGCTTGAGCACCTGGAAGCGATAGATCACCAGCGGGTGGAAGTGCAGCAGCAGCGGGTGCTTCTCCGGTGGCGTCTGCGGCAGGTCCCACACCTCGCGCTCAAGGAAGTGCAGATCCTGGGGGTGAACACTCAGCTCGGCGTCGAACGGGATGAACATCCCCTCCGCTGCGCGCTGCCACTCCGAGATCTCCGCGTCGTCCAGCTGGAGCCGGGCGACTGCCCGCTCATAGTCGCGCGGGTCAGACTCGCGCAGCTCGGTGACGGCCGCCGCCGCGTTGGCCAGGTTCTCTCGTGCCATCACGTTGGTGAACAGGTTGTCGTTGACCACCGTCGTGTATTCATCCGGCCCGGTGACGCCGTGGATGTGGAAGTCCTCGGAGCCGTTGATGGACCAGAAGCCCAGGTCGGCCCACATGCGGGCGGTCTCGACCAGCATGTCGAGGCCCTCGCGCAACAGGAAAGCCCGGTCGCCGGTGGCCCGGACATACTGCATCAGGGCATGGGCCACGTCGGCGTTGATGTGATACTGCGCCGTCCCAGCGGCGAAGTATGCCGAGGCCTCCGCCCCGTTGATCGTGCGCCACGGGAACAGCGCCCCGTCCTGACTCATGTCGCGTGCGCGGGAACGGGCGGCATCGAGCATGTTGTGCCGGAAGCGCAGCGCGCTGCGCGCGGCCTGGGGCGCCGTGTAGGTCAGGAACGGCATCACATAGATCTCGGTGTCCCAGAAGTAGTGACCGCCGTA contains the following coding sequences:
- a CDS encoding glycoside hydrolase family 65 protein codes for the protein MDRSRFPADEWRLVESAYSGADLGVTETIFAVGNGYLGLRGNVEEGRDTHTHGTFVNGFHETWDIQHAEDAFGLARVGQTIVNVPDPKVIKLYVEDEPLLLAQADLETYERSLDFRDGMLRRELIWRTSSGKRVRVTTTRMVSFTERHLALMTMDLEMLDGDAPIVISSQLLNRQDGFDEYHVKSAAMGEGGDPRKAETFDRRVLDPQKSWVGDGRAVLGYVCHQSRMTLAVATEHVLETDNEHSEEIIAEEDSAKHVFRIDAKEGSTIHLEKFVTYHTSRGVPVRELSDRCLRTLDRVRGDGMAHLHADQRAWLDDFWTRCDVTTPGQPEVQQAVRWNLFQLAQASARADGSGVPAKGVSGSGYGGHYFWDTEIYVMPFLTYTAPQAARSALRFRHNMLDAARSRARDMSQDGALFPWRTINGAEASAYFAAGTAQYHINADVAHALMQYVRATGDRAFLLREGLDMLVETARMWADLGFWSINGSEDFHIHGVTGPDEYTTVVNDNLFTNVMARENLANAAAAVTELRESDPRDYERAVARLQLDDAEISEWQRAAEGMFIPFDAELSVHPQDLHFLEREVWDLPQTPPEKHPLLLHFHPLVIYRFQVLKQADVVLAMYLAGHSFTAQEKRANFEYYDPITTGDSTLSAVVQSIVAAEVGYHEMALRYFYDGLFVDLDDRHKNTSDGVHVASTGGVWAGLVAGFGGMRDHAGVLTFDPRLPSSWPELGFRLGWQGARLHVTVRPDEICLRVAEGDPIEVEVRGTRVPVGDQEVVVPLDGMGPRVDGILPATPVVGAHTQEGQRLIPAAPRS